A genomic region of Pyrus communis chromosome 14, drPyrComm1.1, whole genome shotgun sequence contains the following coding sequences:
- the LOC137714779 gene encoding uncharacterized protein: MAPSISYAVFIASLFLCLLSSPAPFANARASQLVRSVCKQTQEQFGYNYRQCVKALWKDIPIRSATNLKDLDIAVLKLAAANAAQTKATFEKAFNATDKNANGTTAIKQCVDSYDFALGAFVFAVLRGVNDGDKSVTEILTQAQDDLVRCQRALASVEVPLPMPVSTTNFWVMLYRDVAFLVTSQLFNI; the protein is encoded by the exons ATGGCCCCCTCAATCAGTTATGCAGTGTTCATTGCTTCCTTGTTCTTATGTCTCTTGTCGTCTCCAGCACCATTTGCAAATGCAAGAGCGTCCCAATTAGTTAGGAGTGTTTGCAAGCAAACCCAAGAACAATTCGGCTACAACTATAGGCAGTGCGTAAAAGCTCTTTGGAAAGATATTCCAATTAGATCGGCAACTAATCTCAAAGATCTTGATATAGCCGTTCTTAAATTAGCAGCAGCAAATGCAGCACAAACCAAAGCTACGTTTGAAAAAGCTTTCAACGCCACCGACAAAAATGCTAATGGCACGACAGCTATAAAGCAGTGTGTAGATTCGTATGATTTTGCGTTAGGAGCATTCGTTTTCGCAGtgc tGCGAGGGGTCAATGACGGTGACAAATCGGTCACCGAAATCCTCACGCAGGCCCAAGATGACCTTGTTCGTTGCCAAAGAGCATTGGCCTCTGTTGAAGTTCCGCTTCCTATGCCAGTATCGACGACTAACTTTTGGGTCATGTTATATAGGGATGTTGCATTCCTTGTTACTTCCCAGTTATTCAATATCTAG
- the LOC137714824 gene encoding uncharacterized protein, with translation MAPSISYAVFIASLFLCLLSSPAPFANARASQLVRSVCKQTQEQFGYNYRQCVKALWKDIPIRSATNLKDLDIAVLKLAAANAAQTKATFEKAFNTTDKNANGTTAIKQCVDSYDFALGAFVFAVRGVNDGDKSVTEILTQAQDDLVRCRRALASVEVPLPMPVSTTNFWVMLYRDVAFLVTSQLFNI, from the coding sequence ATGGCCCCCTCAATCAGTTATGCAGTGTTCATTGCTTCCTTGTTCTTATGTCTCTTGTCGTCTCCAGCACCATTTGCAAATGCAAGAGCGTCTCAATTAGTTAGGAGTGTTTGCAAGCAAACCCAAGAACAATTCGGCTACAACTATAGGCAGTGCGTAAAAGCTCTTTGGAAAGATATTCCAATTAGATCGGCAACTAATCTCAAAGATCTTGATATAGCCGTTCTTAAATTAGCAGCAGCAAATGCAGCACAAACCAAAGCTACATTTGAAAAAGCTTTCAACACCACCGACAAGAATGCTAATGGAACGACAGCTATAAAGCAGTGTGTAGATTCGTATGATTTTGCGTTAGGAGCATTCGTTTTCGCAGTGCGAGGGGTCAATGACGGTGACAAATCTGTCACCGAAATCCTCACACAGGCCCAAGATGACCTTGTTCGTTGCCGAAGAGCATTGGCCTCTGTTGAAGTTCCGCTTCCTATGCCAGTATCGACAACTAACTTTTGGGTCATGTTATATAGGGATGTTGCATTCCTTGTTACTTCCCAGTTATTCAATATCTAA